The Bicyclus anynana chromosome 12, ilBicAnyn1.1, whole genome shotgun sequence genomic interval taaaaaaggaaaaatcttGTGATACAAAAAATTTCGAGATAAAATACTTACTAAAATTATCATCACATAATGGCTTTTAACACAAATATTCATGTATAAAATTTATCATAGCTTTTCACCAATAGCATGCAATCTTTAACGTTTCTGAACATTGTGCGATAAGCTGTGCAATACAAGCTTTTAGATATCAACGGTAACATAGAGGGGCGGCGGCAGGATATCCGAGAAGTATTAAAGATTGCATCCTACTGTACCACTTTGTGAAATATTCTGACAAAATTTacacattaatattttatattaattttgtttaaatttaaataaaggttTATGGAAACCTAAAAAGTCGCTTAAACATCACAAAGTCGAAAGTATTTTAGGTTAATAattgtgtaataaaataatttatgtaataaaacacTTGAATTCTGTTTTTTAGGATGAGTAAATATAGACTTTCGATTGCTGTAATTTAGTAttcatttttttatcattaaataacaggaaatgttattattattagcgtaAAAGTTAACAAGTAGTAACAAGCAATGTTTTGACTTTTGAGTACACACAATTATTAGAATATCAGTAgttacatatataaaatatcaaatcatCTAGTCCTGTCTTCCTTGAGTAATTTGCTTTAATACCATGATTCAAGAGCTAACTAAGATTTAAAACAATCGAATTATGCAATTAAAAGAAatcaaattgtatttataaataataaatggttaacttacagtggaatttaGATGCTGTAGGGGCATCCCTAGAGGATCATTCAGGGGAACACTCATCGGGTGGATGattccctgggggtgcccctacaacggcTATGAATTTCACCCCAGgagatcattcacccgctgagtgtcaaattctcaaataaATAGAAGTAAAATGCGACACTCAGAGGCTGAATGAtaccctgggggtgcccctacaacgtctatgaattccactgttaaaaacaaatatgcTTAAAAGCAAGTATTGTTTAACATATTCATTAGTATAGAACAATTAGCCCCACTCTAGTGGTTctcaacaatatattataatgttaatctaaataaatgataacggttgaaacattgatattttataaaaatcaatgccacaaAGCAAGATGATTTGAAAgcattaaaaactataattttactattttgcaTCTTTTATGAAGTCTTGGCTGTCAAGCTAAAGGTATATTGCTTTAATTGTTCTCTCTATATAACTATTAGTTTCATTACAAACTGAATGAAGGTTTGTTATCATTCCatgttttattagaatattgtTTATTTGGGAAATAATTTATGTggtataataggctagttgacactttttttaaatggtcttaaataattcattattgttctactagacaaaaattttttttttcatatttttttgagacgtggttacatgaaaatattggtttttaaatatgtttttttacaatacgagccaaaacgcctgtcggccatgacagtctatatttcaactgtttcatgacgtcactacaagaAATCCCATataaatggagcgtttgacaaaaatattagttatcaattagttcgacgtttagtacgtcaagggtgttagtgacgtcacaaaatggacggcagcgtttttgacaaaaaaaaaaatttgaaaaaatacgtgatatttaaattaagttttaaaagaaatccacttttaataattgatatcaatatatttaggacccttattccatgtactacatgaaattaatattgtttatattaaatttgatataagtcaactaccctattgtttagcttgttttatatttttttctttaaggcTTCATGTAGACTCGGTATGTTTGACTTTGGCtgaatttataacaatattgtaaatagattttaaagtaTTGAGACTGATAAGTgaagttatttatttcttatataaatCAACCAGTGTCAAATCTTGGGGCTCACACAAAAGCGCCTGGGATCACAGATACACCATGCTATTGTATAGTAATGTGTAGAATCGAAACGGATTCTATGAAAGATTTATGAAATACATTGATAGTATTACCCTTGatatatttcttaaaacaaGCTCTTTGTATGTTTTATCATTTGCCTAGATTACTTTAGTGAAGTTCTATAAAcactttgtatattttttgtttgatatgGCAGAAGTTTCATAGATACAAACAAGTCTTTATTGTGTTACCAgaaataacaacaaataaaaagtaattactaactaaagttaaaatatttgacttttttatctttttgttaattaacttcctaatgtttttgtttatgtgAACCAGAATGGTTTCATAGCCAACAAATTGATCTCTCTGTTAACATGTCATATATGAAGTACAATGTTTTGGTTAACACAATCAAGActtgtaataaacataaatgtcTGCTATCTGCATAAAATTGTTTAcagattttactttttaattgatCAAATTTTACTTTTAGGGAATAAAGAATAAATGTAGATAGTGATGGTTGATTATGattattagtatattatgtatttatatgatcaacttacaaatatttatcacaaaatgtattgaaaaaaatctaaacatttttgtaaaactttatttttttcttttatttataatatgcttttatttttttatttacaaaaaaaatgtacagtttgattagttttattttgttttaaataaaaatgtttgcctTGAGCTTGTGAAAACTGTGTGcttatttaattgaatatgaAAATGAAGTGAATTGAAATTCAAGCTTATTCAAATGTAGCCAATTTCAATTGCTTCATAGTCACCTTTCCTACACTTTACCGTACCTTGATATTATTCaaagataatattgtaattacttTCCTATATAATGTAGACATCTTATACAAAATAGTACATTATCATATAAGTGTGGTAAGTTGGAAATTTCAgctgaggcgatattgcagctcgagccaaaggcgagagctatactATGGAAGTAGAGGCTGTAACTATCAAAGCGCAcatatgtcatacgacgttttataacacatttgcgatgAAACAAGCTTTGAatacactttctgaaaatgaatttgcatctttgcctgtgttccatatgatgacattttgatacgcttgtcttttttgcacagatagcgtaatgcgtgcgtttttttaggcaaatgcactaaaaacagccagtaatagagtaaattaatattttttgtgtttctgtaacagattttgttttctgttacaggttgtcatttattgtcaaaattatttaatgtttattttttcattatattttatcagacaaaattaattttattcataaaatgtttagcatttttctgacataaaaccTCTTTGCTAAAAtcttaaaaaggttttatattacattacgtcacatgtgcattttacattacaCATGTGAGTAattagatacattacaatattaaaattggtaaaataagagatacttaacgagcaaatgtgttataaacttattttatcCATTCCTTGTGGCTAGTTATAAATGTTGCAAGGGCTAGTGTTTATGTTGCAAGTAAAACAACTGGACCAATaagaattacattaattaaagcTGCCTACTTTCATTGTGAAAAGTAGGCACTTTCACTTTCACTTATATTCCTTATATTCCTGCAGTTCATAATTCCATGAGTGAATTTTGCTAATCCATATccacatattttataaaaattttggattaagattttcttttgaATCACTTTGGATGGTTGTTTAGATTTTCATGCAAATGTAGGACTCCCTGACAACTGTACAGATGCAATTCCTACttcttcaaaattttaattctgATTCTGTATGGAAGACGGGGAACAAAATGTCGAAAGCAGGTTGCAGGAGCAGAAGAACAATCTTTAAAAGGGCtctttttttcaacaaaattaagCCATTGCTTTGAAAGtgtattttaaatctttatacatcaataacaattaattttattagtcaGAAGTGTTGTGTTGTGACCAGAATGAAATTTGTACACACTTTTTACACTTAGTGGAAGCACTTGTACTTTATTGTTGTACAACAAGTCAATGCACCAGTTAAATATGTGTTGACACAGATAAATATTACGACCTTAAAACATACATTGCTGATGATTTATGGACAAGTCTCACCCCTTTTCAGGGTTGTACTATAGAATTGAACATACAGTCTACAAATCTGTCAATACTTAGACCCAAATGAATAATCTGTATTTTTTTGCAGGGGTCTTTGTAAAGGATGTGCGAGCAATTTAACAATACAATCGTGTACTTTAGTTGCATTCCTTGACACTTCAAATACATATGAATAACCATTATCCAAATCTTGAAGGGAGTCATAAACTTCCTCACATTTATGAAGAGCACAATCCTCTTTGTGCACTAACAGAATATCTATATAGAAATACAACTGCTTCTTGAGATAATTAAAATAGCTCTCTTCATGGGGGATTATTGGAATGCAGTTTGAACGTGCATACAATACAATCATGCGTACAACATATGGAGGAGGTAATATACACTCAGCTTGTTTATATTCAGGTATTTCAACCTCATCTTGCAGTATCTGAAAGATTTTCTGGAAATCAAAGCTTTCAGACGTACTATCTTCACTATTGACATAATCGACAGCATTTAGAATGTCTTTGATGTTGTTTGTAAAGTTTTGTACAAACAATGCCTCTGAATTTTTAAGGGCAAGCAAAGCAAATTCTGTTTTCTTATTAATAGCATGTTTAGAGTATATAAAGAAATCCAAAACTCTCTTCAACATGTTAATTCGTGTATAGGTGGTACCATCATTTAGCCTAAAGATGGAATTTTTATCTTCATAACAAACATCTAGGCATATAATAATCCTCTCCGGTACGTTGACATTAGGCAAGTTGTGTTTCTGGAAGTTTGCTATCACTTGTTCTTGTAAATTCGCGTATTCCTCAGTCAGAGTGTTCTTGGGTTTTGGAGAACTGTAAATCAAAGGTATAATGTGTTAACATATTATATCGATGTATCACGTAGTTATAAAGGTTTTTAAAGTATCaacagaattataattattgctgTAATCGTTTTTTTGTTATAGCTTACTTTGATTCCTTCGTTTCTTGTGATATATCTGGAGAATCCATTATTATTGAACGTATTTATTCCTCGGAATTTACAcgtaattttaatgttataaatatttgatgaatttaaaaatatttaagacatAAGAAGAAAttgaattgtaaataaaaataaaaatacattcacTCATTCATCAACATCAAAatcaaatatcttttttttattcaatttatttttattttacggcccTGGATACTGGATACCTGCCTATGTTCTAGTATCTGTGGTTCTAGCCAGAGTAAAAAGTGTGCTTTTAGGCTTCATGTGAGTTTAGATAAAGGCCGCGTGCGTAAAAGCGATCTTCTTGTCAGTAATTTATGCACGAAAAAATCCATTTAGTTTATTAGCTTTGGAGTTAGGAGTTGCATCGCGCCCAATTTTATGAAGGAAAGGgtctataattaaatatctgtGCCGACTGATAGACTGCAACTGCAAGGTATAGGTCTTTATCTAAGAAAAAGTATACATTCTCCCTCCACGGTCTGTATCAAAGAGTAGAGTAAGTATGTGGGAAAAGAGAGCCCTCTTCAGAGTTTTTTTCGCGGAAATATTGAACTCGTAGCGACCTCTACAACTTGCATCCGAACTAAATCTGactatatatagatatacctaTCCATGCATATCTACTGTTACACCCTTTCATTTCAAATGTTTCAATACAATTCCCGCCGCTTAACTTCACTAAGCTGAAAATATGGTAGGCTGCCATATTACAGTAGCAAAGAAACACGGTGAAAACTGTATATTTTAGGGATTATGCACTAACtgaaagtatattataatttttataattcggcaaaatattttcaattagtACATACGAAATATTAggataagtacataaataaaacaaagagagattttattattttttatttttgtattttttatgtttgttgtaATATATTTGCGCCGCAATTTTAGTGTCATCGTCCGATTCtttgtatgttatttttccACTTAAAATACGGTTAATGGATCTACACCAACTGTTTATTATCAAGCATATAGATATATCCGTAATATATTCTTTACACCTTTCCCCATGTTTACTGCAAAAAATGGGGAAATTGACTAATAGATTTGtaacagtttttatatttctttttgtattattaattggcacatctttttttaaaaacgaattcgttatattttgtatatcatGGAAACAATTTTGCATTGCTTCATTTGGATAgcataaccatttttttttttcatattccttCGCTTTAATGaaagtattattaatttcatttttatttttgaagtctAACATAGAATTTCTGCAGCTTTTACaagattttacaatattttttaaacatttagtCAAGACCCAGCCACATACGTAATTTCTTTGCCCCACGTCTGGTTCAAGAACAAAatcgtttattaaattttcgtttAAAGGAATATTATTGTCCCCAGTGGAAGCAACAGGAGCATCTTTattttgctttaaaaaaaaatgtagactcTGGAGGCATTCATTTACGTCTTCTTCACAGTTAGCTCTTTTAGAGTGtggtaaattgtaattatttaacaataaggCTTTGAATGCCCCCTCAAAAGACATTGTATTTGGAGAATTATTTCTCGCTCCATAGCTCCTGATGTTCCCAAAGAAATTTTCAACTGGGTCCTGATTAAAATTTCTGCTTAATACTGCATCATAACCATATTTCtcaaataaaattttgcaaatTGCTTCCATGCCATTaatcgtttttattaaatttgttacaGATGGTACACTTGTTTCCACTAACCGTATTTTATTTCcagatacttttttttgcaaaaattttattgacttTAGTGTCACTTTTGCTTTCATCCATAGTTCATGGTGCGGTGAATTTTTTCTAATTGCTCCTTTGTAAATTTTACCATTGGGTATATTAAATGTGCTGACATTAAGGCtatcaaatattttatcaattaaaagAGTTATATCTACTAAATTATTGCATTCTGCAGGCAGGTGTCCTCTGGCCACCAAATGGTCGGTAACCACGGCCATACTGTGGCTGAAAATCTGTGTAGCAGATTTAACCctcattttgttaattttttcgggattaatGTGTTCTTCAGTAATTTTATTAAGCAAACGTAGCTCTCCACGCGCTTTATCTGCTGCATAAACCTGCTGGTAATAATCCCACTTTACTAATCTACTTTCgttcttataattataaatcatatttttgGTAATCAAATTATTTCGAATACCTTTTATTAGATGAGGAACATCATATAAAGGTATTATTTCGTGCCCATTTACGGAAAACATGTCATGTCGCCATTCTTTGCCTTCTTTTATAAATGACTGTCTAGTGTCACTAATTAATTCTGTTATTGCGCTTACATTAACAGGACCTTGGTCACACACAGTGTTAAGAATAATAAGGCCACTTTTTAGAAGTTCTGTCACAACAGATTTAATGaggattttcatttcaattttttGAAGGccacttgtaaaataataagctacaggctgtttaaaattttgttttaagcCCTTTATCATAAAAACAAGAGCATGATCAGCAAATTTTGTACTTTTCGATGTGGCAAACCCTTCAATTTTATCTTTTGCCTTATCAAAAAAGATCTGGGGTGTCAAAGACATTTCGTCGAATATAAGGCTGCATAATCTGTCAGGAATTTCCTTTTCAAGGACGgtctctttaattttttttaataaaatgggaTTTATACCGGGGCACAGTTTTATGCTGCTTAGTAAACGTTTCATTGCTTTTGATGAGGgcaatgtaaaatatttatataataaggaGTAGCCTTTTGGACTTTTTTTATACAGTGACAAGGCAAGTATTTTCTCTTCGAGTGTAAACCGTCTGCCCTTAGGTTTTTTCATACCCTGTAATTGCATATGCACAAATAATTGCGCAGGTGTCCTCATATTCTTAATGACATGTTGAAATGCTACATCATTGTGCAATTTTGTTGCACTTGCCAGTCTGGCTTTAAAAGACTTTGTTTTTTTCCTCAAACAGCTTATTTCTGTTTGCAGATGCTTGATTTTTCTTGAAAAGGGTTTCATCTGGATGATGTCATACGATGCTGAGACCTTGGAAcctggaaaataaatatttatttacaataacaattaGTAAAAAACAGGAATCCATACAGGAAACCTGATGTTACTCATATGATTTGTTGtagatgttttgttttgttatctgTTAATTAACTAGAAATAGAAACTGCCCACCAGTTTCTtacaatatatttctaaaatatcaCTGAAAATGTTAATGTCTATAACTTCTTAACCAATAATACTGAATAATTGACAATTATTCTATTCTAGTAGATGccaatttattataggtataaagAAACTCTCAATCTGATATTTTAGAAAACCTAAAACCTTTTGCATAGTTTCAAAGATCTAAGCATACAGATAGCCagaagtaaatttattttatgctgTTTTAAGATATAACTTacaatgattatattaatacaataaagtTAAAAGGATGCTTAATTGGTTTGGtgtttagcctatgtggctttgtTTACGGCGATTTATCGATTACCAAAAAAACTCATAAATCGCGTCAGATTAGGGCAAGATGTTGATGTAGGGTAAAAAAaagtgcatttcgaaaatctgacgttTTGAGTCTAAATTAAGGGTTACAGGGTTACAAATTTGCAAGCGTTCCAGGCTGGTTGAATATTTCTGATGatcgacattttttaatattgccgCCTCACTCAAGTATTTTGAGAAATTCCCTTTTGGGCTTGAGTTCCCCTACAATATGAAAATTTCAGTAAGTCCAGAGTCGGGAAGTTTATGATGCTACAATTTCATGCCTCGGATAACAGGTTAGGCCATCTGTACCTGTCACTATCATAACATCTGTTAGTTTGTTAATTCATTAATAGATGAATAATCATTATAAGACCGCCAACCCGCGTTATAGCAACTAAGTTTAAGTCTAAGCTCCTTTTCAAAAAGGCTTGGTTCTGTAGTGAattgataatgaataatgataaatagaaatattatttacctttttCAAATGATTTCCTCATTGATTTGCTAGTTGTGCTATAATTATGCTCCTGCATCATATTTGATACGAATACAATGTCTGAAACAAATGTAAACAGAATTACACTTTATCATTAGAAAATCCATGAAAAatctactttaatattatttagttactaaatatgtaataagaaattaaatacgtgtcttaaacagtgaagtaaaacatcgtgaggaaacctgcatacctgagaattttcttaactctctatgtgtgtgaaatctgccaatccacattgggccagcatggtggactattggtctaacccctcgcattctgagaggagactcaagctcagcagtgagccaaatatgggttgacaatgaaagtatgaaataaaatatttcatcaatATGTTTAAGATGAAGtcaatattaaaactttaaactattatgaaatatttaaccaatataatattattaaaccaatataatattatattgtgttgTCATCTGTTTTACTTAACATCCATCTGCCACTTAGCTAGCCTGATtacacagacaaaaaaaaacatagatttaaaaaacgTCTATACTTCTTTGTATAGAATAGGCGCCGAAagtactgaactgatttaaatgGAATTTGGCACAGAGTTAATCTAGAGCCTGAGAAAGGATATAGGCTACTTCTTAGTGCACAAAAATGGCAGAACTTAACATTTTGCTCCTCCTTCCTTCTTTCCTATATATTTTccgattttactctggatcaacacataaGCTTTCACACTTTTcatccccgaaaaatccatggttcccgcgggatttgtgaaaaactgaattcaacgtggacgaagtcgtgggcgtccgctagtgatgtataaataagtatctagttaaataattaacgaattaattattaactaatatttttgtcaaatgctccatttgtatgggatttattacaGTGTCGtaatgaaacagttgaaatatactATCATGGccaacaggcgttttggctcatattgtcaataacatatttaaaaactatgttttttaaaacacatatcACGCAGTTGAAATTGTACTATCAAAAACTGCTAGTgtataataaaaagtacctgTATTTGAAGCATTGGAAGTTGACGATTGCTCGATAAGCTTGTTGCTGGAACTCCCTGCAGATTGTTctgaaattgtaataaaatcaaatgaattTCATTATAACCTTCAgtatactatatttatatagtcTTAAAATTctgaatttgtttatttcaagtaggcttagtttatatcCACTATTAAAACATcctatttgtagtgactctaccgccTGCTCAGAAGGCAGTCACTTTCTTCattgtttttgtattacttGCAAGTCCTGTTTCAGTTGTGCTTTAGTCATTAGGCTTACAACATTGACAATTTAAATAGTAACCAGAAGTACCCTAATAATAACTAGTCAAAATCAATGTGcattgtttatcaacaaacaataataaataatagtacctGTATTTGGAGCTTCCAATGTTGCAGGTTGAATGATAATACTGTTATCACATTTTGTGGCAGATTCTTctgaaataattgaaaattaaattatatgtaaaGCTTGTAACTGAACAGGTTAATAAAGTGTTGTTATAAgatgttatttaattagtttatcaCAATATTTGGGGAATGCACACAAGGGCCATACAACATTGGCCTAGAGAATtatatggagataataataaaatgatgtATAAAGAAGGATGTGGATAAATAATTTGCTTAATAAAAGCatttttcttgaagaaaaataaattttttatcacaatggcaaaatgttcgccagtgtgaagtaacatttgaagctgtgtatttttttgtatacttttttctgttaccaacaagcttaacaaacaagaaaacgaacaaacaaaccaatcgtAATCCTTccaaaatattgtaaaactcaggctgtatgttCAACGATCTTAGCCTGTCCACAACAGGGACAGGCTAAGATCGTTGTGgataaattaaagatgaattaaaaatggcaTAAAACTTTTATTGATGAAGTAattgtttcattattaaagtagatcGCAGGGTGGTTAAGGTAGGCCTGGGCCTTTTGACGGCCCTCCATTTATAAGCCTTATGTCCTGGGGTCTAAGTGATTTAACATCCCAGtacaatgtcatgtagaaacagTAAGTGGTGTTGATATCAtcacctactcctaacaagttagccgtcTTCCATCTTTTATTGCATTGTCACTTTCCACCAGGTGTGATTTCAGTCAACATTGATTGTATTTGTTGACTATGTATCTGACtgcaaaaaaattttgaatacaaaggctattaacattatttatatttagttattaaaatcaACTTTATCAGTTTTGATAATTTGCAATAAACTTGAATATAGTTTATTCTACCTTTGTTAACCTctgatttgtattaatgagattGAAATGTCCAGTTTTCTGTATAGGAAATGAAGGACCACAAAATCACtattatatatgtacctacctctAAGATTAAGTGACGGAACAGCCAATGCATTAAGCCGTTTATTCCGGTTTCTATCTTGTTCAGTAAAATGAATGTCACAGATCACTTTCTTCTGGTAATGCTCATAATCAGATGCTGTGGTTAGTTTGCCACCAACTAGTTTAACCCAAGCTTTAAAACGCTCAAGGCATTTATTAGCATTAGGAAAACGATGCATTGGGATACCTGAAAATGACAAATTCAAAATTGTGagttgtattgaaaaaaaatagataaatgtatatataaccTAAGTTTAGAGACAGTTGTTCTAAAATTCAATGGTTTGCTGTGCGGGTATGAGGTTTATAGTGTGGTAGAGTGAAAAATTCCACACTGAGCCTGTGACAAAGGTTTAAAAGGATTCTCTAAGACACATTAACACTCGTGACTTGTTTTGTTCTACCTACCTAGCTAAATTTGGTAACATCCTAGAGCAGGTTTGAATAGCCATTCCTTTCACAATCACATTTAACTAACCATAGAACCATTTAtagttaagtattttattttattataataataataataattaatatatattagtcatggtatttattcacttttgtaGTCTCTGCAAAAGAAGAATATGTTTATTCTCCCATGATGTTCTAGTACCATTAGCTACTATCAAACAAGGGGGAAATCATTGTAATGCAAACCCGAGATGTCAAATAAGACATATCATTTGGAATTGAATGATTTTTAGGTCTATTAATATGGTCTAGTCAAGTGAAGTGCCTAGATTTGAATATGGCTTGCTTGTGAAACAAATGTATCAATAATTTGCCAGCATGCAGGAAACATATAATGCAaaggatttttttgtaattttgacttttatgtttaaaacgacttacaatacaaaaatataatgctCTTACCACTGGGAACACATCCAAAAGCGCACAACTTAGGCATTTTGAGTCACTGttcataaataacaataaaagcgTCCTTTCGCAATACTGTGTAACACTATTTCGGGGCAAAATCACAAAAAGCAAGGCGGAGGAGAACAAACTCAACTCAACACactttttttgagttttacaACCGAAATACACA includes:
- the LOC112048130 gene encoding BRISC and BRCA1-A complex member 1 → MDSPDISQETKESNSPKPKNTLTEEYANLQEQVIANFQKHNLPNVNVPERIIICLDVCYEDKNSIFRLNDGTTYTRINMLKRVLDFFIYSKHAINKKTEFALLALKNSEALFVQNFTNNIKDILNAVDYVNSEDSTSESFDFQKIFQILQDEVEIPEYKQAECILPPPYVVRMIVLYARSNCIPIIPHEESYFNYLKKQLYFYIDILLVHKEDCALHKCEEVYDSLQDLDNGYSYVFEVSRNATKVHDCIVKLLAHPLQRPLQKNTDYSFGSKY
- the LOC112048129 gene encoding transposable element P transposase isoform X1, giving the protein MPKLCAFGCVPSGIPMHRFPNANKCLERFKAWVKLVGGKLTTASDYEHYQKKVICDIHFTEQDRNRNKRLNALAVPSLNLREESATKCDNSIIIQPATLEAPNTEQSAGSSSNKLIEQSSTSNASNTDIVFVSNMMQEHNYSTTSKSMRKSFEKGSKVSASYDIIQMKPFSRKIKHLQTEISCLRKKTKSFKARLASATKLHNDVAFQHVIKNMRTPAQLFVHMQLQGMKKPKGRRFTLEEKILALSLYKKSPKGYSLLYKYFTLPSSKAMKRLLSSIKLCPGINPILLKKIKETVLEKEIPDRLCSLIFDEMSLTPQIFFDKAKDKIEGFATSKSTKFADHALVFMIKGLKQNFKQPVAYYFTSGLQKIEMKILIKSVVTELLKSGLIILNTVCDQGPVNVSAITELISDTRQSFIKEGKEWRHDMFSVNGHEIIPLYDVPHLIKGIRNNLITKNMIYNYKNESRLVKWDYYQQVYAADKARGELRLLNKITEEHINPEKINKMRVKSATQIFSHSMAVVTDHLVARGHLPAECNNLVDITLLIDKIFDSLNVSTFNIPNGKIYKGAIRKNSPHHELWMKAKVTLKSIKFLQKKVSGNKIRLVETSVPSVTNLIKTINGMEAICKILFEKYGYDAVLSRNFNQDPVENFFGNIRSYGARNNSPNTMSFEGAFKALLLNNYNLPHSKRANCEEDVNECLQSLHFFLKQNKDAPVASTGDNNIPLNENLINDFVLEPDVGQRNYVCGWVLTKCLKNIVKSCKSCRNSMLDFKNKNEINNTFIKAKEYEKKKWLCYPNEAMQNCFHDIQNITNSFLKKDVPINNTKRNIKTVTNLLVNFPIFCSKHGERCKEYITDISICLIINSWCRSINRILSGKITYKESDDDTKIAAQIYYNKHKKYKNKK
- the LOC112048129 gene encoding transposable element P transposase isoform X2, coding for MPKLCAFGCVPSGIPMHRFPNANKCLERFKAWVKLVGGKLTTASDYEHYQKKVICDIHFTEQDRNRNKRLNALAVPSLNLRESATKCDNSIIIQPATLEAPNTEQSAGSSSNKLIEQSSTSNASNTDIVFVSNMMQEHNYSTTSKSMRKSFEKGSKVSASYDIIQMKPFSRKIKHLQTEISCLRKKTKSFKARLASATKLHNDVAFQHVIKNMRTPAQLFVHMQLQGMKKPKGRRFTLEEKILALSLYKKSPKGYSLLYKYFTLPSSKAMKRLLSSIKLCPGINPILLKKIKETVLEKEIPDRLCSLIFDEMSLTPQIFFDKAKDKIEGFATSKSTKFADHALVFMIKGLKQNFKQPVAYYFTSGLQKIEMKILIKSVVTELLKSGLIILNTVCDQGPVNVSAITELISDTRQSFIKEGKEWRHDMFSVNGHEIIPLYDVPHLIKGIRNNLITKNMIYNYKNESRLVKWDYYQQVYAADKARGELRLLNKITEEHINPEKINKMRVKSATQIFSHSMAVVTDHLVARGHLPAECNNLVDITLLIDKIFDSLNVSTFNIPNGKIYKGAIRKNSPHHELWMKAKVTLKSIKFLQKKVSGNKIRLVETSVPSVTNLIKTINGMEAICKILFEKYGYDAVLSRNFNQDPVENFFGNIRSYGARNNSPNTMSFEGAFKALLLNNYNLPHSKRANCEEDVNECLQSLHFFLKQNKDAPVASTGDNNIPLNENLINDFVLEPDVGQRNYVCGWVLTKCLKNIVKSCKSCRNSMLDFKNKNEINNTFIKAKEYEKKKWLCYPNEAMQNCFHDIQNITNSFLKKDVPINNTKRNIKTVTNLLVNFPIFCSKHGERCKEYITDISICLIINSWCRSINRILSGKITYKESDDDTKIAAQIYYNKHKKYKNKK